The following proteins are encoded in a genomic region of Micrococcaceae bacterium Sec5.8:
- a CDS encoding amino acid permease: protein MNTKDMSKSLLRRKPIDDIEEENLHSGLRKSLGLWQLTAIGVGGIIGVGIFSLAGLVAHGSESEPGVGPAVLFSFLIAGLASAAAALSYAEFAGMIPRAGSAYTYGYVALGEIIGWFIGWDLLLEYIAIVAVVAIGISGYFDAFLAGIGVHMPAWMTATPDEGTGGIINVPAIVVCLLVTWILSRGTKTFGRFELVAVGIKVVLILFIIGLGIFYIDTGNYNPFMPSGFGPVVAGAATVFFAVFGYDAMSTAAEEATDGKKHMPKAIIMSLIIAMLLYVAATLVLTGMQNYKDIDPKAGFASAFNGVGLPVIATIISVFAVLSILTVMLTFLLGVTRVWFSMSRDGLLPGWFAKTDRHGTPQRVTWIAGIASALLAGVFPIKAVADLTNIGILAAFVVVCFSVIVFRYKKPDAPRTFRLPLMPLVPAFGVLASGFLMLQLHWETWLRFGVWLVIGLVIYFGYGRKHSLMNPDSPRHEEAVEMHRHVG from the coding sequence ATGAACACAAAAGACATGTCCAAGTCACTCTTGAGGCGCAAGCCCATTGACGACATCGAAGAGGAAAACCTGCACAGCGGGCTCCGGAAGAGCCTCGGGCTGTGGCAGCTGACGGCCATCGGCGTCGGTGGCATCATCGGTGTCGGTATCTTCTCCCTCGCCGGGCTCGTGGCCCACGGCAGCGAATCTGAACCCGGTGTGGGCCCGGCGGTGCTGTTCTCCTTCCTGATTGCGGGCCTCGCCTCTGCGGCTGCCGCGTTGTCCTACGCCGAATTCGCCGGCATGATCCCGCGGGCAGGCTCCGCCTACACCTACGGCTACGTGGCGCTCGGAGAAATCATCGGCTGGTTCATCGGCTGGGACCTGCTGCTGGAATACATCGCGATTGTCGCCGTTGTGGCCATCGGTATTTCCGGCTACTTCGACGCGTTCCTGGCCGGGATCGGCGTTCACATGCCTGCCTGGATGACAGCGACGCCGGATGAGGGCACGGGCGGCATCATCAACGTTCCCGCGATCGTGGTCTGCCTGCTGGTGACCTGGATCCTGTCCCGCGGCACCAAAACATTTGGCCGCTTCGAACTTGTGGCCGTCGGGATCAAGGTGGTTCTGATCCTGTTCATCATCGGCCTCGGCATCTTCTACATCGACACAGGCAACTACAACCCGTTCATGCCCAGCGGGTTCGGCCCGGTGGTGGCCGGCGCGGCAACGGTCTTCTTCGCCGTCTTCGGCTACGACGCCATGAGCACCGCCGCGGAAGAGGCGACGGACGGCAAGAAGCACATGCCGAAGGCCATCATCATGTCCCTCATCATCGCGATGCTCCTTTACGTCGCCGCAACCCTGGTGCTCACCGGCATGCAGAACTACAAGGACATTGACCCCAAGGCCGGTTTCGCGTCCGCATTCAACGGCGTGGGCCTGCCGGTCATTGCCACGATCATCTCGGTCTTTGCCGTGCTGTCCATCCTGACCGTGATGCTCACCTTCCTGCTCGGTGTCACCCGTGTGTGGTTCTCAATGAGCCGCGACGGGCTGCTCCCCGGATGGTTCGCCAAGACGGACCGCCACGGGACGCCGCAGCGCGTGACCTGGATCGCCGGGATCGCGTCCGCACTGCTCGCGGGCGTATTTCCAATCAAGGCCGTCGCCGACCTGACCAATATCGGCATCCTGGCCGCGTTCGTCGTCGTCTGTTTCTCGGTGATCGTCTTCCGCTACAAGAAACCCGACGCGCCGCGCACCTTCCGCCTGCCGCTCATGCCGCTCGTTCCGGCCTTCGGCGTCCTGGCCTCCGGGTTCCTCATGCTTCAGCTGCACTGGGAGACCTGGCTGCGCTTCGGCGTCTGGCTCGTGATCGGCCTGGTCATCTACTTCGGCTACGGCCGCAAGCACTCGCTGATGAACCCGGACAGCCCGCGGCATGAAGAGGCCGTGGAGATGCACCGGCACGTCGGCTAA
- a CDS encoding LysR substrate-binding domain-containing protein: MLDVRRLRLLRELKIRGTLAEVAEALQYSPSSVSQQLALLEKEAGVELLRKTGRRVQLTPQAEVLVAHTAQLLETLEQAEADLAASLTTVTGTVRIAVFQSAALALMPDALTRMSSRYPEVRIEMIQREPETALHETWARDFDLVIAEQYPGHAAPRYAELDRVRLTSDAIRLAVPPPAAARPAVSSLADTAGLAWVMEPRGAASRHWAEQACRSAGFEPDVRYETADLQAQIRLIESGNAVALMPDLVWTGRGTTSQLITLPGDPHRTIFTSVRRSSAKRPAILAAREILSETAASIPPAGP; the protein is encoded by the coding sequence ATGCTGGACGTCCGGCGATTGCGGTTGTTGCGCGAGCTGAAGATCCGGGGCACCCTGGCCGAGGTTGCGGAGGCGCTCCAGTACAGTCCGTCGTCGGTCTCCCAGCAACTGGCCCTCCTGGAGAAGGAGGCCGGTGTCGAGCTGTTGCGCAAGACCGGACGCCGCGTCCAGCTCACTCCGCAGGCTGAGGTCCTGGTGGCCCACACGGCCCAGCTGCTGGAAACCCTGGAACAGGCCGAGGCGGATCTGGCGGCCTCACTGACCACCGTGACGGGCACCGTCCGCATTGCCGTCTTCCAGTCCGCGGCGCTTGCCCTGATGCCGGATGCCCTCACCCGGATGTCCTCGCGCTACCCCGAAGTCCGGATTGAAATGATCCAGCGGGAACCCGAAACGGCACTGCACGAGACCTGGGCCCGGGACTTCGATCTGGTGATTGCCGAGCAGTACCCCGGGCATGCGGCACCCCGATACGCTGAACTGGACCGGGTCCGGCTCACCAGCGACGCCATCCGCCTGGCCGTTCCGCCGCCCGCCGCCGCGCGCCCGGCGGTCTCATCGCTAGCCGACACCGCCGGGCTGGCGTGGGTCATGGAACCCCGGGGTGCAGCCTCACGGCACTGGGCGGAACAAGCCTGCCGGAGCGCCGGGTTCGAACCGGACGTCCGGTATGAAACCGCCGATCTGCAGGCCCAGATCCGGCTGATCGAATCCGGGAACGCGGTGGCGCTCATGCCGGATCTCGTCTGGACGGGGAGGGGAACGACGTCGCAGTTGATCACCCTGCCGGGAGATCCGCACCGGACCATTTTCACCTCCGTACGACGCTCCAGTGCCAAGCGTCCGGCCATCCTCGCCGCCCGGGAGATCCTGAGCGAGACGGCCGCGTCCATCCCGCCCGCCGGCCCCTGA
- the panD gene encoding aspartate 1-decarboxylase, whose translation MNRTMFKSKIHRAAVTHADLHYVGSVTVDLDLLEAADILPGELVSIVDVSNGARLETYTIAGERGSGVIGINGAAAHLMHENDIIILITYAQMTTDEAKAYTPRVVHVDEDNKILQIGNDPAEGHTPGVLRPPYALNNAALN comes from the coding sequence ATGAATCGCACAATGTTCAAGTCCAAAATCCACCGCGCCGCGGTTACGCACGCGGACCTCCACTACGTCGGTTCGGTCACCGTGGACCTGGACCTGCTCGAAGCCGCCGACATCCTCCCCGGCGAACTCGTGTCGATCGTTGACGTCAGCAACGGCGCCCGGCTGGAGACGTACACGATCGCCGGTGAGCGCGGTTCGGGTGTCATCGGCATCAACGGCGCCGCCGCGCATCTGATGCACGAGAATGACATCATCATCCTCATTACCTATGCCCAGATGACCACGGATGAGGCCAAGGCTTACACCCCCAGAGTGGTCCATGTGGATGAGGACAATAAAATACTGCAGATCGGCAACGATCCTGCGGAGGGCCATACGCCCGGAGTCCTGCGGCCCCCGTACGCGCTGAACAACGCCGCCCTCAACTGA
- a CDS encoding AEC family transporter translates to MLGVLAGFSVVWCIILVGMFVGRRGILGENARSVLSALTFFVASPALLFETLSKAKLNDVFAAPLLVTAAGAIVTASLFFVIVRFLLGRPLPESLVSSMGASLANSANLGIPIAVFVLGDAGYVAPLLIFQLAFFSPLFLMALDATTSTRRTTPLGFGLMILRNPMIVGSGLGLLVAGTGWQVPELVMQPIHLIGGAAIPAMLIAFGMSLNGSRPLQATAGRRLDALLASGFKLIVHPALAFLFARFGLGMADQALFAVVVTSALPTAQNVFVVASRYQTGLTVAKDTVLITTIAAVPAMICVALLLT, encoded by the coding sequence GTGTTAGGTGTTCTTGCCGGATTCTCCGTGGTCTGGTGCATCATCCTGGTGGGCATGTTCGTCGGCCGGCGCGGCATCCTGGGCGAGAACGCCCGCTCCGTGCTCAGCGCGCTGACCTTCTTCGTTGCCAGTCCCGCGCTATTGTTCGAAACGCTCAGCAAAGCCAAGCTCAACGACGTCTTCGCCGCGCCGTTGCTGGTCACCGCAGCCGGGGCCATCGTCACGGCGTCGCTCTTCTTCGTCATTGTCCGCTTCCTGCTCGGACGGCCGCTGCCGGAGTCCCTGGTGTCCTCCATGGGCGCTTCGCTGGCCAACTCCGCCAACCTGGGCATCCCCATCGCGGTGTTCGTCCTCGGCGACGCCGGCTATGTGGCTCCGCTGCTGATCTTCCAGTTGGCGTTCTTCTCCCCGCTGTTCCTGATGGCCCTCGATGCCACGACGAGCACCCGCCGGACCACGCCCCTGGGGTTCGGACTGATGATCCTGCGGAACCCCATGATCGTGGGCTCCGGCCTCGGTCTTCTCGTGGCGGGTACGGGCTGGCAGGTCCCAGAGCTTGTGATGCAGCCGATCCACCTGATCGGCGGCGCCGCGATCCCTGCCATGCTGATCGCCTTCGGCATGAGCCTCAACGGCTCCCGGCCGCTGCAGGCCACGGCCGGCCGCCGGCTCGACGCGCTGCTTGCCAGTGGCTTCAAGCTAATCGTCCACCCGGCGCTTGCCTTCCTCTTCGCCCGGTTCGGTTTGGGGATGGCGGACCAGGCCCTCTTTGCCGTAGTGGTCACCTCGGCTCTGCCCACGGCACAAAATGTCTTTGTCGTCGCCAGCCGCTACCAGACCGGCCTGACCGTCGCCAAGGACACCGTGCTGATCACCACCATCGCCGCCGTTCCGGCCATGATCTGTGTGGCCCTGCTCCTCACCTGA
- a CDS encoding DUF1524 domain-containing protein, translated as MHSVTPRRTAVSGAVDWIAAGLTALLLVSATACAGTAPAAAPVAGATSPAAVGGPAPASPAADTPSPTAGPTLPDPGTATGSLAGRALDVLDSLPVKGRAPKTGYSREQFGQAWADVDRNGCDTRNDVLRRDLTALALKPGTGDCVVLSGILNDPYTATLINFLRGNSTSSAVQIDHVVALSDAWQKGAQQLTEAQRLALANDPLNLLAVDGPSNQQKSDGDAATWLPPNTSYRCDYVARQISVKSSYGLWVTQAEHDAMARILAGCPDTALPAGQGTPHPAEPAPLPASAEPAPARPAAPAPAAPAAPAEAFYANCAAARAAGAAPLRVGQPGYREQMDGDRDGVACE; from the coding sequence TTGCACAGCGTCACACCACGCCGGACCGCGGTATCCGGCGCCGTCGACTGGATCGCGGCGGGCCTCACGGCACTGCTGCTGGTCTCCGCCACTGCCTGCGCCGGAACGGCCCCGGCTGCTGCCCCGGTTGCGGGTGCCACGTCCCCCGCCGCCGTCGGCGGCCCAGCGCCCGCCTCCCCGGCCGCCGACACTCCCTCACCCACCGCCGGGCCCACCCTGCCGGACCCCGGCACGGCCACCGGCTCCCTGGCCGGCAGGGCCCTGGACGTCCTGGACTCGCTCCCGGTCAAGGGCCGGGCGCCGAAAACGGGATACTCGCGCGAGCAATTCGGCCAGGCCTGGGCCGACGTCGACCGCAACGGCTGCGACACCCGCAATGACGTGCTGCGCCGCGACCTGACCGCGTTGGCCCTCAAACCCGGCACCGGGGACTGCGTGGTCCTGTCCGGCATCCTGAATGACCCTTACACGGCAACCCTGATCAACTTCCTCCGCGGCAACAGCACCAGTTCCGCGGTGCAGATCGACCATGTGGTGGCCCTCAGCGACGCCTGGCAGAAAGGCGCGCAGCAGCTCACCGAAGCCCAACGGCTCGCTCTCGCCAACGATCCGCTGAACCTGCTCGCGGTGGACGGTCCCAGTAACCAGCAAAAGAGCGACGGCGACGCCGCCACCTGGCTTCCGCCAAACACGTCATACCGCTGCGACTACGTCGCCCGTCAGATCTCGGTCAAATCCAGCTATGGGCTGTGGGTCACCCAGGCCGAGCACGATGCGATGGCGCGCATCCTGGCCGGCTGCCCGGACACAGCGCTCCCCGCCGGCCAGGGAACACCGCACCCCGCCGAACCCGCCCCGCTTCCCGCTTCAGCCGAACCGGCGCCGGCAAGACCAGCGGCGCCAGCCCCGGCGGCACCGGCGGCACCAGCGGAGGCCTTCTATGCGAACTGCGCCGCAGCCCGGGCGGCAGGAGCTGCCCCGCTGCGGGTCGGCCAGCCGGGCTACCGCGAGCAGATGGACGGCGACCGCGACGGCGTCGCCTGCGAATAG